TTTCAAATCATTTTATATGCAGGTAATGCACGTAGTTCAGCAATGGAAGCGATTGAACTGGCAAAGGCAGGAAAGTTTGAGGAAGCAAGAGAGGAATTAACGGTATCCAGCAACGAGTTGGTGGCCGCACATAAAATTCAAACCCAATTCATCCGTAAAGAAGCATCGGGCGAAAAAACAGAAATGTCAGTCATGATCGTACATGCACAGGATCATTTAATGAATGCTATTTCCATTCGAGATATGGCTTCAGAATTTGTAGACCTGTATGAACGTATTGCACATCTGGGCTCAAAATCATAAAGGGGGGCTATCCCATGGCTTTCAAAGAAAAGTTGGTCAACGGCCTCACAGCTGTAGCCAATGCGATCAACAATTTTAAATATATCGTTGCCATCAAAACCGCCTTTATTACATTAATGCCTG
This DNA window, taken from Paenibacillus kribbensis, encodes the following:
- a CDS encoding PTS lactose/cellobiose transporter subunit IIA, whose protein sequence is MNSDETKNSDVSTESIDDTEFVFQIILYAGNARSSAMEAIELAKAGKFEEAREELTVSSNELVAAHKIQTQFIRKEASGEKTEMSVMIVHAQDHLMNAISIRDMASEFVDLYERIAHLGSKS